In Pirellulales bacterium, the sequence TATCGCCACATCGCCTTTGCGACCGCTCTCGTTTTTACATCGCTGACCGCTCCGGCCGCCGCCGGGCCACGCGCTGTTGTCGAGCTTTTCACCAGTCAGGGCTGCTCGTCCTGTCCCGCCGCCGACAAGTTGCTCGGTGAGCTGGCGCAGGATCCGTCGTTGCTGACGATGAGTCTCGCGGTGGACTATTGGGACTATCTCGGCTGGAAAGACACGCTGGCCCTGCATGGCCATACGTTGCGTCAGCGCGCTTACGCCGACGCGCGCGGCGACCGCGAGGTCTACACGCCGCAAGTCGTCATCAATGGCGCGGTCCACGTTCTCGGCAGCGATAAGGCGGCCATCGAAAAGGCCATCGCGCAAACCCGCAGCAGCGCCGCGCCGCTCAAGCTTTCGGTCACGATCGCTGTCGCCGACGGCAAGGTCACTGTGAACGTGCCGTCGGCGACCGGTGACGCCCAGTCCGCCGAGGTCTGGCTTTGCCCGATCACGGCGAAAGCACCGGTGATGATCAGCCGCGGTGAAAACACCGGCAAGACGCTCACCTACAACAACGTGGTGCGGCGCTGGGTGAAGCTCGGCGACTGGAGCGGTAAAGCGGCAAATTTCTCGGTGCCCGTCGCCGATTTGTCGAAGGGCGATTATGCGCCGGCAGATATCGACCGCGTCGATATCGTCGTGCAGGCCGGCGACGCCGCCAAGCCCGGCCTGATGCTCGGCGCTGCTACCGCGGCACTCCGGTAATCACTCGCGCTTCAGAAACGAATCGTCCTTTGCGCACCAGCGCGCTCCGTCTCCCTATGGGGAGAGGTGAAGAAGTAGGAGCGCGCATTCGTGCCAATGCAACAACCGCGAAAAAAAACGGGTCGGCAAAGCCGACCCGAAGTATTAGGGGATTGAACCTAACGCTAAAACTCAACTCAACTGGCCCGGTCAGCTAGCCCCGGGGGGCTGGGGGGCTGAGGAATCCGGAACTAACCGGACCGGGCCTTGAGGCAACGGTGCTGTTATGCCGACCCAGCGTGACCAGCGATTGACCGAAATGGGGCCTTATTGTGGGACGGTTTAACGAGTTCGTGATTGCAACTTCGCGGATTTCGTCCGCTTCGCGCCCACGCCCCAGGGAACTCTCGACGCCCAGAGGAACTTCTTGATGCCGGCAGGAAGCCCTTGCAGCGGGCGAATGCCGGCGCGATCATCGTCTTCGAAGCAAAAGGAGGCG encodes:
- a CDS encoding DUF1223 domain-containing protein, encoding MNYRHIAFATALVFTSLTAPAAAGPRAVVELFTSQGCSSCPAADKLLGELAQDPSLLTMSLAVDYWDYLGWKDTLALHGHTLRQRAYADARGDREVYTPQVVINGAVHVLGSDKAAIEKAIAQTRSSAAPLKLSVTIAVADGKVTVNVPSATGDAQSAEVWLCPITAKAPVMISRGENTGKTLTYNNVVRRWVKLGDWSGKAANFSVPVADLSKGDYAPADIDRVDIVVQAGDAAKPGLMLGAATAALR